The Pyrenophora tritici-repentis strain M4 chromosome 2, whole genome shotgun sequence genome window below encodes:
- a CDS encoding Herpes-BLLF1 domain containing protein translates to MEGECNDRNIQTVLSYAVAVVSISTDWIFATLPIFLLWNVQLDWRVKGSVMLMLGLGVFASIAPIVRLKYLIGLNDSTRLLQNLGNILAWASAEMNVGMFVANLPACHPLLKHAISQFSSWTGGSGSRSLSYGKSKKLGAQRLSRDPASKHWVELEEQPDDGRGCNGGGTKGSKGSPGVETRIYGELDTTVRGSMDGGDDGSGRMTVEGVRRDGMHVSVHREIKMEVNHWGRSQDTV, encoded by the exons ATGGAAGGTGAATGCAACGACCGCAACATCCAAACCGTCCTCTCCTACGCCGTCGCCGTCGTGTCAATCTCCACAGACTGGATATTCGCCACCCTCCCCATCTTCCTCCTTTGGAACGTGCAACTAGACTGGCGCGTCAAAGGCTCAGTCATGCTCATGCTAGGCCTAGGAGTATT CGCTTCCATCGCCCCCATTGTCCGCCTTAAATATCTAATCGGCCTAAACGACAGCACCCGCCTCCTCCAAAATCTCGGCAACATCCTCGCCTGGGCATCCGCAGAGATGAACGTCGGAATGTTCGTCGCAAACCTACCCGCCTGCCACCCCCTGCTCAAACACGCAATCTCCCAGTTCTCCTCCTGGACAGGCGGCAGCGGTTCCCGTAGTCTCTCGTACGGCAAATCGAAAAAACTCGGTGCCCAGCGCTTGTCGCGGGATCCGGCGTCGAAGCACTGGGTCGAGCTTGAGGAGCAGCCTGATGACGGTAGGGGTTGTAACGGCGGAGGAACAAAGGGGTCAAAGGGATCACCGGGCGTTGAGACGAGGATTTATGGCGAGCTGGATACCACGGTTAGGGGTAGTATGGATGGCGGTGATGATGGTAGTGGGAGGATGACGGTTGAGGGGGTGCGGAGGGATGGAATGCATGTTAGTGTGCATAGAGAGATTAAGATGGAGGTTAATCATTGGGGCAGGTCCCAGGACACGGTTTGA
- a CDS encoding MmsB, 3-hydroxyisobutyrate dehydrogenase and related beta-hydroxyacid dehydrogenase, which translates to MGIIAGAENASSTTDATKLIMECGTIETATILEVAKAAEDSRVSKQLTSIGIPVSGRPIGTQDGTLAFMAGTNNKAISPMVKSYLSHMGKPDAIFLYGDIGAGTAFKVINNCLSAITSLAASEALNIGSKMGLGVALLTGVINVSGGQCWVTSKSNLAPGIQADIPSSRGYEGGFRIELCAKVLGMGSQLAEMVGARTVLDKPTLEAFGEAMADERYKGKDARVVYKWLNESERK; encoded by the coding sequence ATGGGCATCATAGCCGGTGCAGAAAACGCATCCAGCACCACTGATGCCACCAAACTAATAATGGAATGCGGAACCATCGAAACAGCAACCATCCTCGAAGTTGCAAAAGCAGCCGAAGACTCCCGCGTAAGTAAACAGCTGACCTCTATCGGTATACCCGTTTCAGGCAGACCGATAGGCACCCAAGATGGTACACTAGCATTCATGGCGGGAACGAACAACAAGGCCATTTCCCCCATGGTGAAGTCATACCTAAGCCACATGGGTAAACCAGACGCGATATTCCTGTACGGAGACATTGGAGCAGGCACAGCATTCAAAGTCATCAACAACTGCCTCAGTGCCATCACCTCGCTCGCCGCCTCCGAGGCACTCAACATCGGGTCGAAAATGGGGTTGGGCGTTGCCCTCTTGACGGGCGTTATCAATGTATCGGGTGGACAGTGTTGGGTGACCAGTAAGAGCAATCTCGCTCCTGGTATACAGGCCGATATACCCAGTTCGAGAGGGTATGAGGGCGGCTTTAGGATTGAGCTGTGCGCAAAGGTGCTGGGCATGGGCAGTCAATTGGCCGAGATGGTTGGTGCGAGGACGGTATTAGATAAACCTACTTTGGAGGCGTTTGGGGAGGCGATGGCGGATGAGAGATACAAGGGAAAGGATGCTAGGGTTGTGTACAAATGGTTGAATGAGAGCGAGCGGAAGTAG
- a CDS encoding MmsB, 3-hydroxyisobutyrate dehydrogenase and related beta-hydroxyacid dehydrogenase, translating to MSRPDQWKKLGFIGLGAMGRPMMSHLARKLPADSNIWVYDVVEDLIDETCTEFPDRVFKAKSVKDVAIQADTIITMVPEGAHVRSVYLDPENGVCSTDISNKLLIDCSTIDTATSLAVKDHISEEFPSALFYDSPVSGGVIGAVKGTIAFFLGCAESDPNIERLTYLMGLMGGQVIPCGGPSLGLAAKLSNNYLSGVIAIACSEAFDMGMRSGLDPRTLAKVYAAGTAQNTICDKFCPVPHVYPEAPSSGGWKQGFKVQLMRKDFGLAVDMAKRVGARNVLGDVGLETYDGAAKDARCRDLDSRVVYRYLGGREDWQPKSNGA from the exons ATGTCGCGACCTGACCAATGGAAGAAGCTAGGGTTCATTGGCCTTGGAGCCATGGGCAGACCAATGATGTCTCACCTTGCAAGAAAGCTACCGGCGGACTCGAACATATGGGTCTATGATGTGGTAGAAGACTTGATAGATGAAACGTGTACAGAATTCCCCGATCGTGTGTTCAAGGCAAAAAGCGTAAAGGATGTCGCAATACAAGCT GATACAATCATAACCATGGTGCCCGAAGGCGCGCATGTGCGCTCTGTGTATCTTGATCCCGAGAATGGCGTGTGCAGCACTGATATTTCGAACAAGCTTCTCATCGACTGCTCCACGATAGACACGGCGACAAGTTTGGCTGTCAAAGACCACATCTCCGAAGAATTCCCATCGGCTTTATTCTACGATTCTCCTGTCAGTGGCGGTGTCATAGGAGCTGTCAAAGGCACGATCGCCTTTTTCTTGGGCTGCGCGGAGTCAGACCCGAACATAGAGCGGCTCACGTATCTTATGGGGCTCATGGGTGGTCAAGTCATACCTTGCGGTGGACCGTCACTCGGCCTCGCCGCGAAGCTATCGAACAACTACCTCTCTGGCGTAATTGCGATAGCTTGCTCGGAAGCTTTCGACATGGGAATGCGCAGTGGGCTGGATCCTCGTACTTTGGCCAAGGTGTACGCCGCAGGTACTGCTCAAAATACCATTTGCGACAAGTTTTGTCCTGTACCGCATGTTTATCCCGAAGCTCCATCTTCAGGGGGATGGAAACAAGGCTTCAAGGTACAATTGATGCGAAAAGATTTTGGATTGGCCGTGGACATGGCGAAACGCGTAGGGGCACGGAACGTGTTGGGTGACGTTGGTTTGGAAACGTATGACGGCGCTGCCAAAGATGCCCGTTGCAGGGATCTAGACTCTCGTGTGGTTTACCGCTATCTGGGTGGTAGGGAGGATTGGCAACCCAAGTCCAACGGAGCGTGA
- a CDS encoding 4-carboxymuconolactone decarboxylase yields MSTDPKYDELHKQLFEEGLKVRRSVVGDEYVNRALENGSTEFSRAGQELVTEMCWGYAWTRPGLDKKQRSLINIGMLMALNRAPELAVHVRGARNNGLSELEIREAIIHATTYCGVPAGVDAMKTAEKVLNEMAEKGEMPRELGNRSERA; encoded by the coding sequence ATGTCGACCGATCCGAAATATGATGAGCTGCATAAGCAACTCTTTGAAGAGGGGCTCAAAGTAAGACGGAGTGTCGTGGGCGATGAATACGTTAACCGTGCACTGGAGAATGGCTCGACCGAGTTCTCACGAGCTGGTCAGGAGCTCGTCACGGAGATGTGCTGGGGCTATGCTTGGACGAGGCCAGGGCTGGACAAGAAACAGAGGAGCTTGATCAATATCGGTATGCTCATGGCACTCAACCGCGCCCCTGAGCTGGCGGTTCACGTCCGGGGGGCTAGGAACAACGGACTGTCGGAGCTTGAAATCCGGGAGGCAATTATCCACGCGACAACATACTGCGGCGTGCCGGCTGGCGTCGACGCGATGAAAACGGCTGAAAAGGTTTTGAACGAAATGGCTGAGAAGGGTGAGATGCCGCGTGAATTGGGCAACAGAAGCGAACGGGCGTGA
- a CDS encoding Lactamase-B domain containing protein, translating to MPIQQHLETRQPITTDPDVVKSLAKGGLSPDDIDYVIYSHVHWDHIGEPRDFPKSTFIVGHGALALLDGASISFRGGHSFFESNLLPRERTVELSEPSADTQNKDCPSRLPGDVSFRGSWRAHGHLPHVLDVFNDGSLLIVNAPGHLPGHINLLARTSESHQIYMGGDACHDRRLLTGEKAIGEWNDSNGHTCCIHADRKVAEETIERIRILEQKGVEVIFAHDIEWDDNPANKVRYFGAD from the exons ATGCCGATACAACAGCACCTTGAAACAAGGCAGCCAATCACCACGGACCCAGACGTTGTCAAGAGTCTTGCAAAGGGTGGCCTCTCTCCTGATGATATCGACTATGTGATATACTCGCAT GTACATTGGGACCACATCGGCGAGCCTCGAGACTTCCCAAAATCCACCTTTATCGTCGGTCATGGAGCACTTGCTCTGCTGGATGGAGCTTCCATATCTTTTCGCGGAGGCCACTCCTTCTTTGAAAGCAATCTCTTGCCACGGGAACGGACTGTTGAGTTATCGGAACCTTCGGCCGATACACAAAACAAAGACTGCCCGAGCAGGTTACCGGGTGATGTCAGCTTCAGAGGCTCATGGCGTGCGCATGGCCATCTCCCACATGTTCTGGATGTCTTCAACGACGGATCACTGTTAATCGTCAATGCACCCGGTCATCTTCCGGGTCACATCAACCTTCTCGCAAGGACATCGGAAAGCCACCAAATTTACATGGGCGGCGATGCTTGCCACGATAGACGACTGCTAACCGGCGAGAAAGCGATCGGGGAATGGAATGATTCAAATGGGCACACTTGCTGCATCCACGCTGATCGAAAAGTAGCCGAAGAGACGATTGAGAGGATAAGAATTTTAGAGCAGAAGGGAGTCGAGGTTATTTTTGCGCACGATATCGAGTGGGACGATAACCCGGCCAACAAGGTGAGATATTTCGGCGCTGACTAG
- a CDS encoding carboxymuconolactone decarboxylase yields the protein MVFTPEQKKLKEVFDAEFGSAAFDESWARMLIHSPEMFAASVRLTAAPKKTSHLSPKIQALISLAVSAASTHLHLPNIHRHTRAALAAGATREEIVETLCLTSALGIHAATTGLPLLFEVLEERGEALPEDIATMSPHQLALKADFEAKRGYWHKMWEQMLVLAPDFFKAYTEFSSVPWTNEGGKGVLEPKVKELIYCAFDASATHMYSPGLRLHIRNVLDLGGTKEELMEVMELATLLSISTLDVGLEVLDQEMSNISL from the coding sequence ATGGTTTTCACACCAGAACAAaagaagctcaaggaggTTTTTGATGCCGAGTTCGGTAGCGCAGCATTTGACGAATCTTGGGCTAGAATGCTCATTCACTCACCAGAGATGTTCGCTGCGTCTGTACGCCTAACAGCAGCACCGAAAAAGACCAGTCATCTCTCACCCAAAATCCAAGCTCTGATCTCTCTCGCCGTGAGTGCAGCATCGACGCATCTGCATCTCCCCAACATCCATCGACACACACGCGCCGCTCTAGCCGCAGGTGCTACACGTGAGGAAATCGTCGAAACACTCTGTCTTACAAGTGCCCTTGGCATACACGCTGCTACCACCGGTCTGCCTCTCCTATTCGAAGTCCTCGAGGAACGCGGCGAAGCCTTACCAGAAGACATCGCAACCATGAGCCCTCACCAACTCGCTCTAAAAGCCGACTTCGAAGCTAAACGCGGCTACTGGCACAAAATGTGGGAGCAAATGCTTGTACTCGCGCCCGATTTTTTCAAAGCGTATACAGAGTTTAGTTCGGTGCCGTGGACTAATGAGGGTGGAAAGGGTGTGTTGGAACCAAAGGTCAAAGAGCTGATATACTGTGCATTTGATGCGTCGGCTACACATATGTACTCGCCGGGGTTGAGACTGCATATAAGGAATGTGCTTGATCTTGGAGGTACCAAGGAAGAACTCATGGAGGTTATGGAGCTGGCGACATTACTAAGTATCAGTACATTGGATGTGGGATTGGAGGTTTTGGACCAGGAGATGTCGAATATAAGCTTGTAA